GCCCCGGCGGTGCTTCAGGCCTGCGTCACGGCGGCGGTGAACCGGTCCTTCAATCGCATCACCATCGACGGCGATACTTCCACCAACGATGCCTGCGTGCTGCTGGCCACCGGTACCGCCGGAAATCCCGTGATTGATCGGGTCGAGGGCGAGGCCTATGCCTTGTTGCTGGGAACCGTTATGGAGGTGTTCATGGAGCTGGCACAGGCCATCGTGCGTGACGCCGAGGGTGCCACCAAGTTCATTACCATCGATGTGAGCGGCGGGCAGAGCGAGTCCGATTGTCTCGCGGTGGCCTATACCATCGCGCACTCCCCGCTGGTGAAAACGGCATTTTTTGCCAGCGACCCCAACTGGGGGCGCATTCTGGCCGCTATCGGACGGGCGCCGATAGAACATCTGGATGTCGCCACGGTGGCGATTCATCTTAATGAGTTGTGTGTGGTGCGTAACGGTGCGTTGGATGCTGAATATACCGAGGCCAAGGGGCTTGCGGTGATGCGGCGGCCGGAAATCCGTATCGGGGTGGAGCTGGGGACGGGCGCGGCTTCAGCGTGCGTGTGGACCTCGGATCTGTCGCACGATTATGTGCGCATCAACGCCGAATACCGAACATAACCTCTAACGCTCTGGCAAAAACGCGGAGGACGCAGAGGCACAGAGCACACAGAGTTTTAGGACTGAATACCCCACTCCTCTGCGTTCTCCGCGTCTCCTCGATCTCTGCGATATTTCCAGGGCGTTTAATCTAGTTTTTCTTCGTCGTCGTTGCGAGCGACAGATACCACTGGTGCATGCGCTCCACCTCGGCCTCGAGCTGCTTCCGGTCGCCATTATTTTCGATGATCTCGTTCGCCAGTTGCAGCCGTTGCGCCCGGCTTGCCTGGGCCGACATGATCTTGCGTATTTCCGGTTCGCTGAGTCCGCTGCGGGTGGCGGTACGCTGGATCTGTACATTTTCCATGGCATCGACGACCAGAACACGGTCCACAAGATCGGTAAAGCCTGATTCGATCAGCAGCGGGACCACTACGACGACATAGGGCGCATCGAGTGCGGCCAGCCTGTCCCGGACCACAGCGCGGATGTGAGGGTGCAGAATCGTTTCGAGAAGCCGGCGCTCGTCGGCATTGTCAAAGACACGTTCGCGCAGCCGGTTGCGATCGACCCGGCGTTTTTCATCCAAAATCGCATCACCGAAGGCATGGACAATCTCATCGTAGGATTTCTGGCCCGGTTCGGTCAGGGCGTGTGCGATCTCATCGGTATCGATCACCGGCACTCCGCGCATCACGAACAGTGACGCGATGGTGGATTTGCCACTGCCAATGCCGCCGGTCAGTCCTACGCGTAACATGAGGGCAGGTTCAGGGCGCGAGGCGGGCAAACTGCAGGTAGTAGCGCGTCAGCGTGTCACCCCACAGGAGCGCGACCCATCCGGCCACGCACAGGAACGGGCCGAAGGGGATGGGCAGCTGGCGGTCACGGCCGAAGAAGAGAATAAAGGCAATCCCCACGATGGCGCCGACCAGTGAAGACAGCAAGATGATCAGGGGCAGGCTCTGCCACCCGAGCCAGGCGCCCAAGGCAGCGAACAGCTTGAAGTCGCCGTAACCCATGCCCTCCTTGCCGGTCACCAGTTTGAAAATCTGGTATACCAGCCAGAGGAAAGCGTAACCGCCGGCGGCGCCGATGACCGCCGATGACAACGGCGTGAAGACGGCGAAGACATTCAACAGCAGTCCGGCCCACAGCAACGGCAGGGTGATATCGTCCGGGAGCAGCTGCCGGTCGAAATCAATGAAGCTGAGCGCGACGAGGCTCCAGGTCAGCACGATTCCGGCCAGCGCGGTAATTCCATATCCGAAATACCAGGCGACCATCGCCGTCAGGCCGCCCGTCAGGAGTTCTACCAGCGGGTAGCGCCAGGAGATGGGTTTGGCGCAGGCTGAACATTTTCCGCGTAGCCAGAGAAAACTCAGAACCGGGATATTTTCGAGCGCCGTGATGGCATGACCGCAGTGCGGACAGCGCGAACCGGGCGCCACCAGATCAAACCTTTTGGCGGTATCTGGTTTTTTTTTATTCGGCTCGAGGATCTCCTGGCACTGACTGCGCCATTTCCGCTCCAGCATGACTGGAAGACGGTAAATCGCGACATTCAGAAAGCTGCCGATGGCCAGTCCGAAAAGACCGGCGATCCAGGGAAAGGCGGCGGGATAGCTGGTGAAAAAGACGGAGATATCGCTCATCGGGCGGCATTATGCCCGAATGGACGCAAAAAGCAGTACCGGCCTGGAAGATTAAACGGTGGCCGCAAGCTTGAAGATCGGCAGGTACATGGCGACGACAAGACCGCCGATGACGATGCCGAGAAAGGCCATGATGATCGGTTCGAGCAGGCTGGAGAGGCCCGCCACGGCATCATCCACTTCCGCCTCGTAGAAATCGGCGACCTTGCTCAGCATCTTATCGAGCTCGCCCGACTCCTCGCCGATCGCGACCATCTGCACCACCATGTTGGGGAACAGCCCGGTGGCATTCATTGAGGCCTGCAATTGCATGCCGGTGCTGACGTCGGACTTGATGGCCATCGTGCCTTCGTAGTAGACGCGGTTCCCCGCGGCGCCCGCGACGGAATCCAGCGCCTCCACCAGCGGTACACCGGCGGCGAACATGGTCGCCAGCGTACGCGCGAAACGGGCGATCGTAGCCTTTTTGACGATCTCGCCGATCACCGGGGCTTTGAGCAAGATCCGATCCATCGAATGTTGCATTTTTTCGGAGCGCTTGTAGGAGTAGCTCAGGAACACCACAGCTCCGACAATGGTGCCGATGATCGCCCACCACCATTCCTGGAATCCTTTTGACAGATTGATGACCATTTTGGTCATGGCCGGCAGGTCGGCGCCGAAACCGGCGAACAGACTCTCGAACTGCGGGATCACGAACACCAGCAGCACGGCGGTGATGATGAATGCTACCACGATGACCGCCGTCGGATAGAACAGGGCGGATTTGATCTTGCCTTTGATGGCCTCGATCTTTTCCTTGTAGGTGGCAACCTTGTCCAGGATGCCGTCCAGAATACCGGCCTGCTCGCCGGCCTGTACCAGATTGCAGTACAGGGCATCGAAATAGAGCGGGTGTTTGCCGAGCGCCTGGGTCAGGGCGGTTCCCGACTCCACGTCATGCTTGATGGACATGATGATTTCCTGCATGGACGGGTTTTCATGTCCTTTGCCGACGATATCGAAAGACTGGGCAATGGGGATGCCCGAGGTCAGCATGGTCGCGAGCTGGCGGGTAAAGACGGCGATATCCTTGGTGGTGATCTTTTTCTTGAACTTGAAGGCCGCCTTGCGTTGCTTGGCTACCTTGACGGGGTTGATGCCCTGGCGGCGCAGCGTGGCATTCACGAAGGCGACGCTGGCCGCTTCCATGATGCCCTTGACCTTCTTTCCCTGTTTATCGACGCCTTCCCACGTGAAAGCATCGAACTTCGGTTTCTTTATCGCCGCTTCTGCCATGGTTTACTCGTTGGTTGCCGCTTCGACTTCTTCCAGGCTGGTGACACCAGCCTTGATCTTCATCAGACCTGCCTGCCGCAGATCGGGAACGCCTTCCTTTCTGGCCTGCTTTTCGATATCCAGCTGGTTGCCACCGCGCATGATGATGGCGCCGATTTCTTCCGTCACCGGCATGACCTGATAGATACCCACACGTCCTTTATAGCCGCCATTGCAGGCATCGCAACCAACCGGGCCATAAACAACGAGACCGGGAAGGTCTTCTTCCCTGAAACCGGCCTTTAGCAATGCCGGTTTGGGGATGTCGAGGGGTTTCTTGCAATGCGCGCACAGTCGCCGCGCCAGGCGTTGGGCAAC
The DNA window shown above is from Sulfuricaulis limicola and carries:
- the argJ gene encoding bifunctional glutamate N-acetyltransferase/amino-acid acetyltransferase ArgJ, whose product is MAVGLKALPVLHPVAGIRLGTAAAGIRKQDRRDLVVIECAPGTLAAATFTQNRFCAAPVTVAREHLARTAPRALLINTGFANAGTGEPGVEDARACCAALARQLNCRSEEILPFSTGVIGERLPRERIVAGLPSCLARLNANGWAEGAHGIMTTDTLPKGSSRQIRIGSSTITVTGIAKGAGMIRPDMATMLAFVATDAVVAPAVLQACVTAAVNRSFNRITIDGDTSTNDACVLLATGTAGNPVIDRVEGEAYALLLGTVMEVFMELAQAIVRDAEGATKFITIDVSGGQSESDCLAVAYTIAHSPLVKTAFFASDPNWGRILAAIGRAPIEHLDVATVAIHLNELCVVRNGALDAEYTEAKGLAVMRRPEIRIGVELGTGAASACVWTSDLSHDYVRINAEYRT
- the coaE gene encoding dephospho-CoA kinase (Dephospho-CoA kinase (CoaE) performs the final step in coenzyme A biosynthesis.); the protein is MLRVGLTGGIGSGKSTIASLFVMRGVPVIDTDEIAHALTEPGQKSYDEIVHAFGDAILDEKRRVDRNRLRERVFDNADERRLLETILHPHIRAVVRDRLAALDAPYVVVVVPLLIESGFTDLVDRVLVVDAMENVQIQRTATRSGLSEPEIRKIMSAQASRAQRLQLANEIIENNGDRKQLEAEVERMHQWYLSLATTTKKN
- a CDS encoding prepilin peptidase, with product MSDISVFFTSYPAAFPWIAGLFGLAIGSFLNVAIYRLPVMLERKWRSQCQEILEPNKKKPDTAKRFDLVAPGSRCPHCGHAITALENIPVLSFLWLRGKCSACAKPISWRYPLVELLTGGLTAMVAWYFGYGITALAGIVLTWSLVALSFIDFDRQLLPDDITLPLLWAGLLLNVFAVFTPLSSAVIGAAGGYAFLWLVYQIFKLVTGKEGMGYGDFKLFAALGAWLGWQSLPLIILLSSLVGAIVGIAFILFFGRDRQLPIPFGPFLCVAGWVALLWGDTLTRYYLQFARLAP
- a CDS encoding type II secretion system F family protein, coding for MAEAAIKKPKFDAFTWEGVDKQGKKVKGIMEAASVAFVNATLRRQGINPVKVAKQRKAAFKFKKKITTKDIAVFTRQLATMLTSGIPIAQSFDIVGKGHENPSMQEIIMSIKHDVESGTALTQALGKHPLYFDALYCNLVQAGEQAGILDGILDKVATYKEKIEAIKGKIKSALFYPTAVIVVAFIITAVLLVFVIPQFESLFAGFGADLPAMTKMVINLSKGFQEWWWAIIGTIVGAVVFLSYSYKRSEKMQHSMDRILLKAPVIGEIVKKATIARFARTLATMFAAGVPLVEALDSVAGAAGNRVYYEGTMAIKSDVSTGMQLQASMNATGLFPNMVVQMVAIGEESGELDKMLSKVADFYEAEVDDAVAGLSSLLEPIIMAFLGIVIGGLVVAMYLPIFKLAATV